From the genome of Nakamurella flavida, one region includes:
- a CDS encoding ABC transporter substrate-binding protein translates to MRRLTRHHPIRPLAGAGLAALLAVSLASCASSDRDTAATTSSGGAASEASSAPSSSSGATGSESGGATGGSDDQLIFGAAGAPSMFDPLYATDGETFRVARQLNEGLVTFTPGTADVAPSLASSWESSEDGLTWTFDLQDGVTFHDGTPLDGAAVCFNLDRMYSQTGAGATQAQYWSDTMGGFKDSGTPSVYASCAAPDADTAVITLTRYTSKFPAILGLPSFSIQSPTAIEQYDGNNVVAEGDSFVYPAYALEHPTGTGPFTFGGYDQANNTVTLLRNDNYWGEKAKVGTLIFKIIPEETARKQELQAGTIDGYDLPNPADWDGLTAEGFNVAVRPAFNVLYVGINQKNPDLQDLKVRQAIAYAMNRQQFVDSQLPTGAEVAQEFYPNTVDGWTDQVTQYGYDPEKAKALLAEAGKSDLTVNFWWPTEVSRPYMPNPRDVFTAFKADLEAVGITVNETSQPWNGGYLDGVDAQQADLFLLGWTGDYNTPDNFIGTFFSDPTSRFGTEYASWGTTLSDALGAADTIPDEAERTTAYENLNKQLMGEYLPAVPISHSPPAIVVAGNVQGLVPSPLTDEKFVGVSKS, encoded by the coding sequence GTGAGGCGTCTGACCCGTCATCACCCGATCCGGCCGCTGGCCGGGGCCGGCCTGGCCGCCCTGCTGGCCGTCAGCCTCGCCTCGTGCGCCAGCTCCGACCGGGACACCGCCGCCACCACCTCGTCCGGCGGCGCCGCCTCCGAGGCGTCCTCGGCCCCGTCCTCCTCCTCCGGCGCGACCGGGAGCGAGTCCGGTGGGGCGACGGGCGGGTCGGACGACCAGCTGATCTTCGGGGCCGCCGGTGCGCCCAGCATGTTCGACCCGCTGTACGCGACCGATGGCGAGACCTTCCGGGTCGCCCGGCAGCTGAACGAGGGCCTGGTCACCTTCACCCCCGGCACCGCCGACGTCGCCCCGTCGCTGGCCTCCTCCTGGGAGTCCTCCGAGGACGGCCTGACCTGGACGTTCGACCTGCAGGACGGGGTCACCTTCCACGACGGCACCCCGCTGGACGGTGCGGCCGTCTGCTTCAACCTGGACCGCATGTACTCCCAGACCGGGGCCGGGGCCACCCAGGCCCAGTACTGGTCGGACACCATGGGCGGGTTCAAGGACTCCGGGACGCCCAGCGTCTACGCCTCCTGCGCCGCCCCGGACGCGGACACCGCGGTGATCACGCTGACCCGGTACACCTCGAAGTTCCCGGCCATCCTCGGGTTGCCGTCCTTCTCGATCCAGTCGCCGACGGCGATCGAGCAGTACGACGGCAACAACGTGGTGGCCGAGGGAGACTCGTTCGTCTACCCGGCCTACGCACTGGAGCACCCGACCGGCACCGGCCCGTTCACCTTCGGCGGCTACGACCAGGCCAACAACACCGTCACCCTGCTGCGCAACGACAACTACTGGGGCGAGAAGGCCAAGGTCGGCACGCTGATCTTCAAGATCATCCCGGAGGAGACCGCGCGCAAGCAGGAGCTGCAGGCCGGCACCATCGACGGCTACGACCTGCCCAACCCCGCGGACTGGGACGGCCTGACCGCCGAGGGCTTCAACGTCGCGGTGCGTCCCGCCTTCAACGTCCTGTACGTCGGGATCAACCAGAAGAACCCGGACCTGCAGGACCTCAAGGTGCGCCAGGCCATCGCCTACGCGATGAACCGTCAGCAGTTCGTCGACTCGCAGCTGCCCACCGGGGCCGAGGTGGCCCAGGAGTTCTACCCGAACACCGTCGACGGATGGACCGACCAGGTCACCCAGTACGGCTACGACCCGGAGAAGGCCAAGGCGCTGCTGGCCGAGGCGGGCAAGAGCGACCTGACGGTCAACTTCTGGTGGCCCACCGAGGTCTCCCGGCCGTACATGCCCAACCCGCGGGACGTCTTCACCGCGTTCAAGGCCGACCTCGAGGCCGTGGGCATCACCGTGAACGAGACCTCGCAGCCCTGGAACGGTGGCTACCTCGACGGCGTCGACGCCCAGCAGGCCGACCTGTTCCTGCTCGGCTGGACCGGTGACTACAACACCCCGGACAACTTCATCGGGACGTTCTTCTCCGATCCGACGTCGCGCTTCGGCACCGAGTACGCCAGCTGGGGAACCACGTTGTCCGACGCCCTGGGCGCGGCCGACACCATCCCGGACGAGGCCGAGCGCACCACCGCCTACGAGAACCTGAACAAGCAGCTGATGGGCGAGTATCTGCCCGCCGT